From a region of the Sporanaerobacter acetigenes DSM 13106 genome:
- a CDS encoding lysine 5,6-aminomutase subunit beta, whose product MVDVAKVDLTKVKPYGDTMNDGMVQLSFTLPVPDGDEAIEAARQIVKKMGLEEPSVVHHADLGIGYTYFVVYGKCTHTVDYSKIEVPKVDVDTMTKEEVEEYIKENIKRTVTIVGACTGTDAHTVGIDAIMNMKGYNHHFGLERYEGMDAINMGSQVLNEDLVAKAIEVNADAILVSQVVTQKNVHIPNLTQLVELLEAEGLRDKVVLVCGGPRLSHELAKELGYDAGFGPGSYAEDVASFVVTEMVKRNLV is encoded by the coding sequence ATGGTAGATGTAGCAAAGGTAGATTTGACAAAAGTTAAACCTTATGGAGATACCATGAATGATGGTATGGTTCAATTGAGTTTTACATTGCCAGTTCCAGATGGAGATGAAGCAATAGAAGCAGCAAGACAAATTGTAAAGAAAATGGGACTAGAAGAACCATCAGTAGTTCACCATGCAGATTTAGGAATAGGATACACTTACTTTGTAGTATATGGAAAATGTACTCACACTGTTGACTATTCAAAGATAGAAGTGCCAAAAGTTGATGTTGACACTATGACTAAAGAAGAAGTAGAAGAATATATAAAAGAAAATATAAAGAGAACAGTAACCATAGTAGGAGCTTGTACTGGTACAGATGCTCATACTGTAGGAATAGATGCTATAATGAATATGAAGGGCTACAACCATCACTTTGGTCTAGAAAGATACGAAGGAATGGACGCTATAAACATGGGTAGTCAAGTTTTAAACGAAGATCTTGTTGCTAAAGCTATAGAAGTAAATGCTGATGCAATACTCGTTTCTCAAGTTGTAACACAGAAAAATGTCCACATTCCAAATCTAACTCAACTAGTTGAATTACTTGAAGCAGAAGGATTGAGAGATAAAGTAGTATTGGTATGTGGTGGGCCAAGGCTTTCTCATGAATTGGCAAAAGAACTAGGTTACGATGCTGGATTTGGACCAGGAAGTTATGCAGAAGACGTAGCTAGTTTTGTAGTCACAGAAATGGTCAAAAGAAACCTAGTTTGA